TCCTGCCTGTTGTAGGCATTCTCCATGCGGCGGATAAAGAGCGAAGCAGCCTCGCTCGTAAACCATTCGTTGACGGTATTGATCTGCAGCACCTGCTTCGTACTGCGGTTCATCAGGCCCATAGCGGTGATCTCGTTCCTGTCATTGATGATCAGCGAGAAGTGCTGCATGGCTGCCAGCCGTACGCTGGAGGAATAAACGGAATCATATCCCACACGGAAACCCGGAAGTGTTAAGGGCGTAAGCGCCACGCCCGGGGCAGGGAATACCGTATCTCTATACATATTGGCGCTACGTGCCGTGTTGGAATGATAGAAGCTGCGTTGATTTTCATAACGTCCTACCGTTACACTGTTCAGTTTCAGCTTGCCGATATTGGCGTAAGTATAGTAGGTTGCATCGCCCTGCAGGTCTGCCGGATGATATTTTTTGCTAAGGTTCCAGGATTTGACGCTGCGTGCCAGCAAAGCATCCGTAATGGCGGCGTTCGGGGTCAGGTAGGCGCTGGGTACAGACGGTACGTCTTCCAGGATGATCATGCCATAAGGATTACGCGGCATGTTCACCGGCATCGCCCGTGTACCATCATCAAACCCCAGCCAGTCATATTTTCCACTACCGGCCTGCACATGATCATCGAAGAATTTGTTGCCTGTGCGGTATTGTGCATTCAGACTGATCTCCAGCCTGCGGATGGGAACGGATTTTTTTGTGTACACCTTTACCACGCCGCCTGCGAAATCAGCGGGAAGTTCCGGTGCGGGCGATTTGTACACGATCATGCGGTCGATCACGGAAGAAGGCAGCAGATCGAAATTGAATGCCCTTTTGTTAGGATCGGTAGAGGGAAGAAAAGCATTGTTGAGATAGACGGGATTATACCGGGGCGTCATGCCACGGATGCTGATAAAGCCATCCTGCAGCGTTACACCGGATACACGGCGCGCTACTTCGGAAGCAGAACGGTCTACGCTGATAGTGATCTGTTCGGAAGAAATACCTGAAGCGATGCCTCTTGCTGATCTGATCTCTTCGATCAGCTGCCGGTCGTTGGTCGTAATCACGCGGTCTGCCCGCACGGTCACTTCCCCCAACTGACGCTTGTCTTTTTGTAAAACAAAATCCAGCGTGGAAGTAGAATCGTCCTTTACCGTTACATCTGGAATTTCCATATAGGCATATCCCACATAACTGATGATGGCGGTGTAATTACCAGCAGGGAGCGTAATGCTGAAGTGCCCGTTGGTATCCGTTACGCCGCCGCTGTTTCCGATGCGGATATTAGCACCGGACACGGGTTGCCGTTGTTCCTCGTCGATCACTTTACCGGTAACCCTGCCCTTTGCACGAACGGGAGCAGCCGGTGCGCTGTTTTCCTTGCTGATGATAATGTAACCGTTTGCTTCCCGGAATGAAAGGGAAGTGTTTTGCAACAGGCCTTGCAGTACCTGCTCCAGTGTTTTGTTGGTGTATTCGGTAACAGGAGCTTTGTAACCATTGGTGTTGGCAGCATTAAAAGCGAGTTTAAGCTCAACCTGTTTCCCTACTTTCTCCAGTGCTGCCGTCATGCTTTCGCCTGTAAAGCGAATGCTGATCTTTTTGGATAAAGCGGATTGTTGTGCATACAAATGACTGCCCGTAAAGAGGCATACCAGTAGCAGGAGCCGTTGCCATAGGCGGTACCGCGGTTTTGTCCGACTGAAAAATTTCATACCTTCGTTCTAGTTTATTTTGTTATAAATACCGGTACTTCCAATACCGGGGTTTGAAGACGCCTGCTTCCAACAGGCGTTTTTCTTTATTAGTGAATGATCACCGCCATACTGTCTTTCCGCCATTCCGCACGGTTCCCGTTCACTATGCAGATAACTTCCAGCAATGGTCGCGCGGCTGTTCCATATTTGACGGGCAGGCTATATTGATTTTGTTGTACAGATGAGTCCCCCGCTATGACGGTGATACCATAGAGTTGTTGCATCAGGCCGGCCATTTCTGCAAAACTGGCTTGGGAAAGACGAACTTCCCCGCTCGTCCATTCACCGATCTTTCCGGGATCAGTATGCATGGTTCGCGCCCGGGCCTTCGCAATATCGTAGAACACCCTGTCACCGGGCAGCAGGGTTGCAATGGCCTTCTGCTGCCGGTCAATCCGCACTTTACCGGTTTTGACGGCTACCTGCAAATGCCGGGTAACACTATCCGTCATAACGGTGAATGAAGTGCCTAATACGATCGTCTGCATGCCGTTGCGGCTCTCCACAATGAAAGGGGCTTCTTGTTTTGCAACATCGAAATAAGCCTGCCCCTGTAGTAATTGCACGGAACGTGTTTTCCCGCTAAAGCTGGCCGGGTAACGGATCGCGGAGCGGGCATTAAGGAAGATACGGGAACTGTCAGGCAGCATCACTTCTTTCAGTTCTCCGTTACCTGTTTTCAGGGTCAGCATA
This genomic stretch from Chitinophaga sp. XS-30 harbors:
- a CDS encoding TonB-dependent receptor, encoding MKFFSRTKPRYRLWQRLLLLVCLFTGSHLYAQQSALSKKISIRFTGESMTAALEKVGKQVELKLAFNAANTNGYKAPVTEYTNKTLEQVLQGLLQNTSLSFREANGYIIISKENSAPAAPVRAKGRVTGKVIDEEQRQPVSGANIRIGNSGGVTDTNGHFSITLPAGNYTAIISYVGYAYMEIPDVTVKDDSTSTLDFVLQKDKRQLGEVTVRADRVITTNDRQLIEEIRSARGIASGISSEQITISVDRSASEVARRVSGVTLQDGFISIRGMTPRYNPVYLNNAFLPSTDPNKRAFNFDLLPSSVIDRMIVYKSPAPELPADFAGGVVKVYTKKSVPIRRLEISLNAQYRTGNKFFDDHVQAGSGKYDWLGFDDGTRAMPVNMPRNPYGMIILEDVPSVPSAYLTPNAAITDALLARSVKSWNLSKKYHPADLQGDATYYTYANIGKLKLNSVTVGRYENQRSFYHSNTARSANMYRDTVFPAPGVALTPLTLPGFRVGYDSVYSSSVRLAAMQHFSLIINDRNEITAMGLMNRSTKQVLQINTVNEWFTSEAASLFIRRMENAYNRQDLYMGMLGGSHKTGNEKHLLEWTASYSRGIMKDPNQFSNTYHPDDASITGDVAGLGKFVPTDKTTWRLNAATRKNTVVGRFTDGEGDEQRWQGNIDYTLTPLQQKKDFLLRAGAFVESRRKRYFYSALAYKNFPELGFSASPWDNLGDSLLYALQTKNLRMYTNVQEVGLGGAQTNGYTATFDNLAGYLASNLPVHFRWPMGKRPMMKLDIYGGLRVEYSKRVVLDTKGRQLLEEYLPNSAGQQVLVGTAPPTHQYFWLPSINATLHLNDHWQLRASYGKTLNRPELRELSPFVTYNPSDGFTYIGKPTLHDARIDNYDLRLEWYPAPGEAMSAGFYHKYIQQPIEETMANTNTGVPGFTHSNMPFARIYGMELEIRKQLGFLGGDVFEHMGLIVNACYNFTEASNQALMVDAPEHLNYYPGGEKRAFTGAAPWILNAGLFYDHKASGSRISLQYNVLAERIITNTSGGRDVELEPPMIERSRHLLDLSILQKINKRISVRLAAQNLLNAAIRHYVDNDFNKKFNTDPTYFEWTIHGPIRTEYKKYIRGDYYIRDYKPGVYYTLGFQFNL
- a CDS encoding FecR family protein, yielding MPVSPELLKQLLRKQKDNTITDREMVLLRLYLSTPEAEEQLAGIDFSDMPEAAGQPGTSQEIRFQQIMQRIPRKPVRKIAWHHLAAGAAVAMVIAGIGMLWRQDGNTSSSVGMLTLKTGNGELKEVMLPDSSRIFLNARSAIRYPASFSGKTRSVQLLQGQAYFDVAKQEAPFIVESRNGMQTIVLGTSFTVMTDSVTRHLQVAVKTGKVRIDRQQKAIATLLPGDRVFYDIAKARARTMHTDPGKIGEWTSGEVRLSQASFAEMAGLMQQLYGITVIAGDSSVQQNQYSLPVKYGTAARPLLEVICIVNGNRAEWRKDSMAVIIH